The Engraulis encrasicolus isolate BLACKSEA-1 chromosome 4, IST_EnEncr_1.0, whole genome shotgun sequence genome includes a window with the following:
- the cetp gene encoding cholesteryl ester transfer protein — protein MAAVMVSSVMVVLVVLVASQMWPGEACLTPEEAYRYTGAVCRLTYPAALVLNEKTTRVIEAAFQHAKYPSIDGEKSMMMFGKVTYGLHNLEIHNLSIGNSEVEYRAGEGVGLVISNVSALFKGTIKYGYGNFLVKVSQSVDFEIDSQIDLGINPKLYCGAGKVAADTSDCYLTFHKLKLILQGDREPGWLKRIFTEFVTFTVKVVIKSQICQEINNVANILADFIQDQAGQFLGDGNIGVDIGVTSAPVITSNYIESYHKGLALYNGTKAVINASVFHPSQMTEDRMLSFWISDDFMNPLIAAAHKDGRFVMSLAGANLTDLFKADLSTEMPASIKQLLSSEAAVLTARSVSEPLLWNTPEGSHVKAVAAVELSPGPIGSDTPTLHFQTEVEVLVHASYAEKKLILKAKALNISIDTVLQNQNAAMEETMVSYLQEAVEKIGIPKVTSHLEPSLTALMDMQGLYLFDIINPEVLTQNGYVVIQMGFGFPHHLLVEFLKKTLV, from the exons ATGGCTGCTGTGATGGTGTCCagtgtgatggtggtgttggtggtgctggtggcaTCCCAGATGTGGCCAGGGGAGGCTTGTCTGACTCCAGAGGAGGCCTACAGGTACACAGGAGCTGTCTGCAGGCTCACCTACCCCGCCGCACTCGTCT TGAATGAGAAAACTACCCGCGTGATCGAGGCCGCCTTCCAGCATGCCAAGTACCCCAGCATAGATGGGGAGAAGAGCATGATGATGTTCGGGAAAGTCACCTATGGACTACACAA TCTGGAGATCCACAACCTGTCCATCGGTAACAGTGAGGTTGAGTACCGCGCAGGGGAAGGAGTCGGCCTCGTCATCTCCAACGTGTCTGCCCTGTTCAAGGGAACCATCAAATACGGCTATGGCAACTTCCT TGTGAAGGTCTCACAGAGTGTTGACTTTGAGATTGACAGTCAGATTGACCTTGGCATCAACCCAAAGCTGT actgcgGTGCTGGGAAGGTGGCAGCAGACACGTCCGACTGCTACCTGACGTTCCACAAGCTGAAGCTGATTCTGCAGGGCGATAGAGA GCCCGGTTGGCTGAAACGCATCTTCACAGAATTTGTCACCTTCACAGTGAAAGTGGTCATTAAAAGCCAg ATATGCCAAGAGATCAACAATGTGGCAAACATCTTGGCAGACTTCATCCAGGACCAAGCAG GGCAGTTTCTAGGTGACGGGAACATCGGGGTGGATATTGGCGTGACCTCTGCACCTGTCATCACTTCTAACTACATCGAGTCGTATCACAAG GGCCTGGCGCTGTACAACGGCACGAAGGCGGTCATCAACGCCTCAGTGTTCCATCCCTCCCAGATGACGGAGGACCGCATGCTCTCATTCTGGATCTCCGATGACTTCATGAACCCACTCATAGCCGCCGCCCACAAAGATGGCCGCTTCGTCATGAGCCTCGCTGGAGCCAACCTTACG GATCTTTTCAAGGCAGACTTATCAACAGAAATGCCTGCCTCCATCAAACAG CTCCTGTCCTCGGAGGCTGCGGTGCTGACTGCCAGGAGTGTCAGCGAGCCCCTGCTGTGGAACACTCCAGAAGGATCCCACGTGAAGGCCGTGGCTGCCGTAGAGCTGTCCCCCGGCCCCATCGGCTCCGACACCCCAACACTACACTTCCAGACG GAGGTGGAGGTGCTCGTACATGCATCATATGCTGAGAAGAAACTCATCCTGAAGGCCAAGGCATTAAa CATTTCTATAGATACAGTGCTCCAGAACCAGAATGCTGCAATG GAGGAAACCATGGTCAGTTACCTACAAGAGGCGGTGGAAAAGATAGGGATTCCTAAAGTCACATCAC ACCTGGAGCCCAGTTTGACAGCTTTGATGGACATGCAGGGTCTCTATTTGTTTGACATCATTAACCCTGAGGTGCTGACACAAAAT GGCTATGTTGTTATTCAGATGGGATTTGGCTTTCCTCATCATCTTCTGGTCGAGTTTCTGAAGAAAACGCTTGTGTAA